The nucleotide sequence GATCCGCGCGGCATCCGCATTCTCGTCGGACACCTTGGCGCTCGACCTGGTGTCGATCTCCCGCAACCCCCGGAACCTCGCCTCCGCACGCTCCGGTTCTCCCGGAGCGACTATGGGTTGCCCGCCCCCGCCGACGCACCCCCCGGGACAGGCCATGACTTCCACGAAGTCGAGCTCCCGGATGTTCGGGCAGCCTTCAGGCATAGCCCCGCCCGGCCCTGTGACCACACCTTTGCCGCCGTCTCCGCAGGTGAGCGCGTCCAACAACCTCGCGGCCTCCCGGAGACCTTGCACCGATGCGACCCGGGGGAGCCTGCTCGGGGCCTCGGGCCCCCCGGCCCGCATGCGAGACTCCACGGATCTCATGATCGCCTCGGCCACTCCCCCGGCTCCACCGAACAGGTTCGCTCCTCCCGTCGACCTGCCGAGCATGGAGCCAAACTCCGCTGGGGGCAGGGTCGCGATGTCTATGCCCGCCCACCGGACCATGCGGGCAAACTCCCGAGTAGTGAGAACTGCATCCACGCCTGGCGCTGCCGGGGACCTGCACTGGCTGCTTGATATGGAGCCTGGCTCTGGATCCAGGCCCATCCGGCCGCCCGCGCCACGGGCTCCAGCCTCCATCGCCTCACGCTTCTTCGCAGTGCACGGCATGATGGACACTACGAAGACACTCTCTGGGTCGATCTGGGCCGCCCGGGCGTAGAAGGACTTCGCCGCCGCGCCCAGCATCATATGGGGGGATTTGCACGTGGACACGTGGGGCAGAAGATCGGGCCTGTGGTCTCTGACGTACTTGACCCAGGCTGGGCAGCATGAACTGAACATTGGAAGCGGCCCGCCCCGCCCCGACATCCGCTCGATCAGTTCCTCGGCTTCCATCAATACTGTGAGGTCAGCCCCGAAAGACGTATCGAAGACCTCATCGAATCCGAGCGCGCGCAGGGCCGCTACCATCTGCCCGGTCATCACGCGCCCGACCATTCCCCCATCA is from Bacillota bacterium and encodes:
- a CDS encoding 2Fe-2S iron-sulfur cluster-binding protein, yielding MPRLTIDGITVDAPPEATVLDAARLAGVSIPTLCHHPALGNGGNCRVCLVEVAGESGPVTSCTYPVRDGLEVKTETLQVKSERAANASLLFQNHPRECIICERGDTCELLRAERDLGLQRVRGLSQRSVVSADRSSWAIVRTPSKCILCGRCAEVCALIQDLDVLKAVAVAATGVQPFARALGSTYPVDSRFTELKSLAFGAGLQDLGCTECGQCVLVCPTAALAERSHISAVRRALADPSLYVVVQTAPSIRTSLSEWTGEGAGHGEGEPRRGADGGMVGRVMTGQMVAALRALGFDEVFDTSFGADLTVLMEAEELIERMSGRGGPLPMFSSCCPAWVKYVRDHRPDLLPHVSTCKSPHMMLGAAAKSFYARAAQIDPESVFVVSIMPCTAKKREAMEAGARGAGGRMGLDPEPGSISSSQCRSPAAPGVDAVLTTREFARMVRWAGIDIATLPPAEFGSMLGRSTGGANLFGGAGGVAEAIMRSVESRMRAGGPEAPSRLPRVASVQGLREAARLLDALTCGDGGKGVVTGPGGAMPEGCPNIRELDFVEVMACPGGCVGGGGQPIVAPGEPERAEARFRGLREIDTRSSAKVSDENADAARILAELGGPASEPARLLFHVRRRLDRSGEAI